A single Bifidobacterium asteroides DNA region contains:
- a CDS encoding M48 family metallopeptidase, whose product MRRKRRAEPVRSEQFEVGGETVLVIRKRIANVYLRVKPPDGHLEVTAPLALSDDRIRAFIDGKRRWIATARERLARSRDVYAQPGADGQLQPGRSEAEAKRILQDRLPTLLDRWVPVVGRRPERISLRKMKTRWGSCTPATASIRLNTDLAWLDPDLLEYVLVHELTHLYEHGHGPGFRARMDRYMPDWTERRRRLNRYLVL is encoded by the coding sequence ATGAGGCGGAAACGGCGTGCGGAACCAGTCCGATCGGAACAGTTCGAGGTCGGTGGCGAGACTGTTCTGGTCATTAGGAAGCGGATCGCCAACGTCTATCTGCGGGTCAAGCCGCCTGACGGCCATCTGGAAGTGACGGCGCCTCTGGCCCTGAGCGACGACCGGATTCGTGCCTTTATCGACGGCAAGCGCCGCTGGATCGCAACCGCTAGAGAACGTCTGGCCCGCTCGCGCGATGTCTACGCCCAACCTGGAGCCGATGGTCAGTTGCAGCCAGGACGATCCGAGGCCGAAGCCAAGAGAATTCTCCAGGATAGGCTGCCGACTCTGCTGGATCGGTGGGTCCCTGTGGTAGGTCGCCGGCCTGAGCGTATCAGTCTGCGGAAGATGAAAACCCGCTGGGGGTCCTGCACCCCCGCCACTGCCAGCATCCGGCTCAACACCGACTTGGCCTGGCTGGATCCTGACCTGCTGGAGTATGTGCTGGTTCACGAGCTGACCCACCTCTACGAGCACGGTCACGGCCCCGGCTTCCGCGCGCGAATGGATCGCTATATGCCCGACTGGACCGAGCGCCGTCGTCGACTCAACCGCTATCTGGTTTTGTGA
- a CDS encoding SDR family oxidoreductase — translation MTESKKTTKRAVVTGASSGIGQASVRALVDKGWKVVGLARREDKLKALADQLGQSFTYEVCDVTDEDSTQAAVDAVLKGGPVKALVNCAGAAFGKDPVATSSLDDWSGMYELNVIGTLRVIQKLLPALKESEGTVLVISSTAGIEPYEGGGGYCASKAAERVMARILRLELIGQPVRVVDIAPGLVHTDEFSLKRFGGDSDRADAVYAGVPDPLTADDIAGCVTWALEQPDTVDIDQIVVRPRAEGSYTKLYRRS, via the coding sequence ATGACGGAATCCAAGAAGACAACCAAGCGCGCCGTGGTGACCGGCGCCTCCAGCGGCATCGGCCAGGCCAGTGTGCGGGCCTTGGTTGACAAGGGCTGGAAAGTGGTCGGCCTGGCCCGGCGCGAGGACAAGCTCAAGGCTCTGGCTGACCAGCTGGGTCAGAGCTTCACCTATGAGGTCTGCGATGTGACTGACGAGGACTCCACCCAGGCGGCCGTCGATGCTGTGCTCAAGGGCGGACCGGTCAAGGCTCTGGTCAACTGCGCCGGCGCAGCCTTCGGCAAGGACCCGGTGGCTACCTCCAGCCTGGATGACTGGAGCGGCATGTACGAGCTGAATGTCATCGGCACCCTGCGGGTCATACAGAAGCTGCTCCCGGCTCTGAAAGAGTCGGAGGGCACAGTTCTGGTCATCTCCTCGACGGCAGGCATCGAGCCCTACGAGGGCGGTGGCGGATACTGCGCTTCCAAGGCGGCAGAACGGGTCATGGCCCGTATTCTGCGGCTGGAGCTGATTGGCCAGCCGGTGCGCGTGGTCGACATCGCTCCGGGCCTGGTCCACACCGACGAGTTCTCTCTGAAGCGGTTCGGCGGGGATAGCGACCGGGCCGACGCGGTCTATGCCGGGGTGCCCGATCCGCTGACCGCCGACGACATCGCCGGATGCGTCACCTGGGCCCTGGAGCAGCCCGATACTGTGGACATCGACCAAATCGTGGTCCGTCCCCGGGCCGAGGGCTCCTACACCAAGCTCTACCGTCGCAGCTGA
- a CDS encoding type ISP restriction/modification enzyme, producing MTVFQDVLDIIEKSPAARVEGGERIRGTAFELATKYFLTHDAAWAPIFCDVWMWSEEGNPLLTKDALGKPHNLPRNDTGIDLVARSFNGSLWAIQCKYVADDHILNQNDISSFFVTGIARKVQRGNFIIVHTGAGLTETLSAEAKEFGATIIDSSDLSGDLVDWSEFLPSASVRKFSPRPYQQKAINDCLHGFETHDRGKLIMACGTGKTLTALRLAEEMKQRRNDQFPNLRGKPFRVLFLAPSIALVSQTFKYWTHQAMDRIVGYIVCSDGTVKKREGEDTDEWLLSILDVPFPTTTDASILKRNVELSSTDDVLSVVFSTYQSIQTTIDAQRMGMPDFDLVICDEAHRTAGAADNKRKVSPFVLVHDAKLLKSNKRLYMTATPKVYADAAKDQARREDYTAYSMDDENVFGPEFHRLKFGSAVAQGILTDYRVLVLGVAQGQASNLKSEMTNTQAMRKEYDKIEDLRRKSRRPNRDELAERRRAEIAKQAQSFAGKIIGAWNGLLTRGVHNGGVLKSVDINTGLGEQVQFAVMGNQPQPQSEGKTGTQAVRPLRKAVAFTRRIADSKALADGFNDVVFRYLAQQMKSGNEVEGLLEANVKHIDGSMPAKKRSKLLSWLDEPPLEGECRILSNAKCLTEGVDLPQLDAVIFFQPRASQVDIVQAVGRVMRKAENKEYGYIILPVVVPDDSNANDVLASSDFETVWKILQSLRSHDERLDARINALSLHRQAEQNKRRRKPNKSNRVGRGDFIDQYGNDEEALNGDQGSLTAMVQGELGFDEQVSESFQAKLVQKCGDTAYWDDWADSVAKIAKTTVKAINAAIVDDAQVGTAFNIFLQGLRDTLNPGIDRDDAIGMLAQHILTAPIFDALFVQQKDSQGRSFVQANPVSQALEPITKLLEPLINKADPQHELSELYAQVRLSASAVHSDESARQALVKNLYESFFRNAFKDDSKKLGIVYTPTEIVDYIIHAVDRQLSEHFGKHIGDRGVTILDPFTGTGTFIVELLRSGLIPAENLRYKYEHEIYANEIMLLAYYIAMVNIESAFYSVQMELAKSGKVGDKGNSFYVPFPGGVLTDTFQTSEDNDTIDQSVFMANSERVQRENEQPITVIFGNPPYSAGQKSANENNANDHYETLDSRIEETYVATSSSSNKRQIYDSYIRAFRWSSDRIAGVNRDGKGIIGFVSNGGWLYSIAFNGFRKALCNEFSDIYVFNLRGNALGKGIERKKESGNVFGGGTRTSIAVTLLIRDQEADHQGIVHYRDIGDYLSRDEKLATIDESADGEEFEWQILIPDEHGDWLSQRDDSFDNYAPLALGKRKRIPGMFATYSLGINTNRDAFCYGFSFNEVQNNIQRLLKTYNSELSRWKADGRKQPIEDFVVRDAHLIKWSSSLYQLFAREKQLLYSDEHLVYSLYRPFTKKWLYYDGSLIHRIFRNLSLFPPALSTPETTSATGMHIQRETALSPFVNRVIDVSGVGNTGFSCLISEETVCLDAVQKGQCFPLYWYEAIDDSRKVPEGELDLGHASLLKPGDLIVNDSQGKRYIRHDAITDDTLRVFRAAYPDNRSLHAKDVSAAKECIFYYAYGLLHSPEYRERFSANLRKELPRIPFAADFDTYQLAGRRLATLHVEYENVERYVSTENGQNGRIVEDWSEDADHSDPGRVQKLQFGRTTKSEDNPQGKDRSTIIINDKVSLRNIPEEAYRYKVSGRSAIEWVMDQYRVKTDRASGITNDPNDWVRESGNPRYIIDLLESVVTVSIETMKIVDSLPPINAQDRPSFWPLGW from the coding sequence ATGACAGTCTTTCAAGATGTTCTCGATATTATAGAGAAATCGCCGGCAGCCCGTGTAGAAGGCGGGGAGAGAATCCGTGGGACGGCTTTCGAATTGGCGACAAAATATTTTCTTACTCATGACGCTGCGTGGGCTCCAATATTTTGTGATGTCTGGATGTGGTCGGAGGAGGGTAATCCACTTCTAACCAAGGACGCGCTTGGGAAACCTCATAACTTGCCCCGGAATGACACCGGTATTGATTTAGTAGCGCGTAGTTTTAATGGCTCATTGTGGGCGATTCAGTGTAAATATGTTGCGGACGACCATATCCTTAATCAGAACGATATATCTTCATTCTTCGTTACTGGGATCGCGAGAAAAGTCCAACGCGGAAACTTCATTATCGTACATACGGGAGCAGGTCTTACAGAAACTCTCTCTGCGGAGGCTAAAGAATTTGGCGCTACCATTATTGATTCAAGCGACTTAAGTGGCGATTTGGTCGATTGGTCAGAATTTCTTCCGTCGGCGAGTGTCCGCAAGTTTTCGCCGCGCCCTTATCAGCAAAAGGCGATAAACGATTGTCTCCATGGGTTTGAAACACACGATCGGGGTAAACTAATCATGGCGTGCGGCACGGGTAAGACCTTGACTGCACTTCGTCTTGCCGAAGAGATGAAACAACGACGCAATGATCAGTTTCCGAATTTGCGTGGCAAACCTTTCAGAGTGTTGTTCCTAGCCCCATCCATAGCTTTGGTGTCGCAGACTTTCAAGTACTGGACTCACCAAGCGATGGATCGCATAGTCGGATACATCGTGTGTTCGGATGGAACAGTAAAAAAAAGAGAAGGCGAAGATACGGACGAATGGCTCCTTTCGATACTTGATGTGCCATTTCCGACTACAACTGATGCGTCAATTTTAAAACGCAATGTTGAGCTATCTAGTACGGATGATGTCCTTTCAGTAGTGTTCTCTACCTATCAATCAATACAAACCACTATAGATGCGCAGCGCATGGGCATGCCTGATTTCGACTTAGTGATTTGTGACGAGGCCCATCGCACGGCTGGTGCTGCCGACAACAAGCGCAAAGTTTCTCCGTTCGTTTTGGTGCATGATGCTAAGTTACTTAAGTCTAATAAAAGATTGTATATGACGGCTACTCCGAAAGTATACGCCGATGCTGCAAAAGATCAGGCTAGACGCGAGGACTATACCGCCTATTCGATGGATGACGAGAATGTATTCGGACCAGAGTTTCATCGACTTAAGTTCGGCTCCGCTGTAGCACAGGGAATTCTGACTGATTATCGCGTATTGGTGCTCGGCGTTGCTCAGGGTCAAGCTTCAAATCTCAAGAGTGAAATGACTAATACGCAGGCAATGCGCAAGGAATACGATAAGATAGAAGATTTACGTCGTAAATCGCGCCGGCCTAATCGTGATGAGTTGGCAGAAAGGCGCAGAGCCGAGATAGCCAAGCAGGCACAGTCGTTTGCTGGGAAGATTATTGGTGCTTGGAATGGGTTGCTGACCCGAGGGGTGCATAACGGCGGCGTCCTGAAATCTGTGGACATAAATACAGGGTTAGGTGAACAGGTACAATTCGCGGTGATGGGCAACCAACCTCAGCCGCAATCAGAGGGGAAAACTGGGACACAGGCGGTGCGACCGTTACGAAAGGCGGTTGCATTTACAAGGCGTATTGCCGATTCAAAGGCGCTCGCAGACGGTTTCAATGATGTAGTCTTCCGATATCTTGCTCAGCAGATGAAGAGCGGGAATGAAGTGGAAGGTCTCTTGGAAGCGAACGTCAAACACATCGACGGTAGTATGCCAGCTAAAAAGCGTAGCAAGCTACTTTCATGGTTGGATGAACCTCCTCTTGAAGGTGAATGCCGTATCCTGAGCAACGCAAAATGTCTTACTGAGGGTGTTGATTTGCCACAGTTGGATGCAGTGATCTTCTTTCAGCCACGGGCTTCGCAGGTCGATATCGTTCAGGCTGTCGGTCGCGTGATGCGCAAGGCTGAGAATAAGGAGTATGGGTATATCATCTTGCCAGTTGTGGTTCCGGATGATTCTAATGCTAATGACGTGCTCGCCAGTTCTGATTTCGAGACAGTCTGGAAAATTTTGCAATCCCTTCGTTCCCATGACGAGCGTTTGGATGCGCGCATTAATGCGTTGAGTCTGCATCGTCAGGCTGAGCAGAATAAACGTCGTCGTAAGCCAAATAAATCGAATCGTGTTGGCCGGGGTGACTTTATAGACCAGTACGGTAACGATGAGGAAGCGCTGAATGGAGATCAGGGATCTCTAACCGCTATGGTGCAAGGCGAGCTGGGATTCGACGAGCAGGTTTCGGAAAGTTTTCAAGCCAAATTGGTTCAGAAGTGCGGGGATACTGCTTACTGGGATGATTGGGCCGATTCTGTGGCAAAGATTGCGAAGACCACAGTGAAAGCCATTAATGCTGCCATTGTCGATGATGCGCAGGTCGGGACAGCATTCAACATATTCCTTCAAGGACTGCGGGATACTTTGAATCCAGGCATCGACCGAGATGACGCGATAGGCATGCTCGCTCAGCATATACTTACCGCGCCTATTTTCGACGCACTGTTTGTCCAGCAGAAGGATTCGCAGGGCCGGAGCTTCGTCCAAGCCAATCCCGTTTCACAGGCTCTCGAGCCCATTACCAAGCTGCTTGAACCGTTAATCAACAAGGCCGATCCACAACACGAGTTGTCGGAACTCTATGCCCAGGTGAGACTTTCTGCTTCGGCTGTGCACAGTGATGAATCCGCTCGTCAGGCGCTGGTGAAGAATCTCTACGAGTCGTTCTTCCGCAACGCGTTCAAGGATGACTCCAAGAAGCTCGGTATCGTTTACACGCCCACGGAAATCGTAGACTACATTATTCACGCCGTGGACCGCCAGCTTAGTGAGCATTTCGGAAAGCATATAGGCGATCGGGGCGTTACGATCCTTGACCCGTTTACAGGAACCGGCACTTTCATCGTTGAGCTGCTGCGTTCCGGACTCATTCCTGCTGAGAACTTGCGCTACAAGTATGAGCATGAGATCTATGCGAACGAGATTATGCTGCTCGCCTACTACATAGCGATGGTCAACATCGAATCCGCGTTCTACTCCGTACAGATGGAGCTAGCCAAGTCTGGGAAAGTTGGTGACAAAGGCAACTCGTTCTACGTCCCCTTCCCGGGCGGGGTACTTACTGACACTTTCCAGACTTCGGAAGATAACGACACCATAGACCAGTCAGTGTTTATGGCGAACAGTGAACGTGTGCAGCGTGAGAATGAACAGCCCATCACTGTCATATTCGGTAATCCGCCATATTCTGCAGGCCAGAAGTCAGCGAATGAGAACAATGCCAACGATCACTATGAAACGCTTGACTCGCGCATAGAGGAAACCTATGTGGCTACTTCATCATCTTCGAACAAGCGTCAGATCTATGATTCATATATTCGTGCGTTCCGCTGGTCCTCTGACAGAATTGCAGGTGTTAATCGCGATGGCAAGGGCATTATAGGGTTTGTGAGCAATGGTGGATGGCTTTACAGCATCGCTTTTAACGGATTCCGCAAGGCTCTATGTAACGAGTTCAGCGATATATACGTATTCAACCTTCGCGGAAATGCATTAGGCAAGGGAATTGAGAGGAAAAAAGAGTCAGGAAATGTGTTTGGAGGAGGCACTCGTACATCAATAGCCGTAACCCTGTTGATTCGTGATCAAGAAGCTGATCATCAAGGTATTGTGCACTATCGTGACATTGGTGATTATCTTTCACGTGACGAAAAACTTGCGACTATAGACGAATCTGCAGATGGGGAAGAATTTGAATGGCAGATATTAATTCCCGATGAGCATGGCGATTGGCTATCTCAAAGGGATGATTCCTTTGATAATTATGCTCCTCTCGCACTGGGCAAACGCAAACGGATACCAGGGATGTTTGCCACATATTCTCTGGGTATCAATACTAATCGTGATGCGTTCTGCTATGGATTTTCCTTTAATGAGGTACAGAATAATATTCAACGTTTGTTGAAGACATATAATTCTGAGTTATCAAGATGGAAAGCAGATGGGAGAAAACAGCCAATCGAAGATTTTGTCGTGAGGGATGCTCATTTGATCAAGTGGAGCAGTTCTCTATATCAATTATTCGCGAGAGAAAAGCAACTACTGTATTCCGATGAGCATCTTGTCTACAGTCTCTACCGTCCATTTACGAAAAAATGGTTGTATTACGATGGCTCTCTTATTCATAGAATATTTCGTAACTTGTCGCTGTTCCCCCCTGCTTTATCAACGCCTGAAACAACGTCGGCTACTGGTATGCATATACAACGTGAGACAGCCCTCTCGCCTTTCGTTAATCGAGTGATAGATGTTTCAGGTGTTGGCAACACGGGTTTTTCGTGTTTAATCTCAGAAGAAACCGTCTGCCTCGATGCAGTGCAAAAAGGTCAGTGCTTCCCCTTGTATTGGTATGAGGCGATAGATGATTCCAGGAAGGTTCCAGAGGGTGAACTTGATCTTGGACATGCATCCCTTCTTAAGCCTGGCGACCTTATCGTGAATGACAGTCAGGGCAAACGATATATCAGGCATGATGCCATCACGGATGACACGTTGCGCGTGTTCCGCGCTGCATATCCCGATAACCGTTCCCTGCATGCGAAAGATGTATCAGCGGCGAAAGAATGTATTTTCTACTATGCATATGGATTGCTGCACAGTCCTGAGTATCGTGAGCGTTTCTCTGCGAATCTCCGCAAGGAATTGCCTCGGATCCCATTTGCTGCTGATTTCGACACGTATCAGCTCGCGGGCCGCCGCCTTGCGACATTGCATGTGGAGTATGAGAACGTTGAACGCTATGTGAGCACCGAGAATGGTCAGAACGGCCGCATAGTTGAGGATTGGTCTGAAGATGCCGACCATTCTGATCCAGGAAGAGTGCAGAAGCTCCAATTCGGACGCACTACGAAATCTGAAGACAACCCTCAAGGCAAGGACAGGTCGACGATCATCATTAACGATAAGGTATCCTTGCGGAACATTCCCGAGGAGGCGTATCGATACAAGGTATCAGGCCGGTCGGCTATTGAATGGGTCATGGATCAGTATCGAGTGAAAACCGATAGAGCCAGTGGGATTACTAATGATCCTAACGATTGGGTACGAGAGAGCGGCAATCCCAGATATATCATCGATTTGCTCGAATCAGTTGTCACCGTGTCAATCGAGACGATGAAGATCGTTGACTCCTTGCCTCCGATCAACGCGCAGGATAGACCCTCATTCTGGCCCCTAGGGTGGTAA
- a CDS encoding amino acid ABC transporter ATP-binding/permease protein: MRTGSDDMQQTTGNLTMMRRMARLMKPLAGTEGKAILCGSLGHLFAVWSMMAAAAALIGLVADWPPLNGQWVVWALVAVLTALSRGAMAYGEQYYNHEMAFSMLRDIRTTVFDKMRSLAPAGLRDQARGDMVTVITNDIELLEIFYAHTLSPIAIALVTSLANLALLTWLSPWMGLAALVSYLIVGLLIPILSARPTFKVAMQERTAQASLHSLLLETLQGRTELAGLGALGNTRHRVGAATDQMLDARGRTSGRTIANDMVTNVVTLICAGAFTLMACWLGSEGLMDPARGMIGLIGFLSSFAPLIPVARLGAGLQPTLAAARRVFALLDKEPPVREVESGHGNPLAKFTGEEAKAVSFSYSGKTDTDKNDSGEHGGRIAVLHGLNLSIKPGELIGIQGANGVGKSTLIDLLMRFQERGGGDLTVSGLPIETIRTVDLRAQQAPVSQDTYIFSLTLADNIALARPDANRADVEQAAHDACLDDLIDQLPDGLDHLLADNGSDLSEGQRQRVALARAFLSSAPFILLDEPTSNMDALLEGRVLTRLIKRKGDRTCLIVSHRPSVLARVDRLLTLQDGRLISA, translated from the coding sequence ATGAGGACGGGGAGTGACGACATGCAGCAGACGACCGGCAATCTGACGATGATGCGCCGTATGGCCCGGCTGATGAAGCCTCTGGCCGGCACGGAGGGCAAGGCCATCCTCTGCGGCAGTCTGGGCCATCTCTTCGCAGTCTGGAGCATGATGGCAGCCGCAGCGGCCCTGATCGGCCTGGTCGCGGACTGGCCGCCGCTGAATGGCCAGTGGGTCGTCTGGGCCCTGGTGGCGGTTCTGACTGCTCTCAGCCGAGGGGCTATGGCCTATGGGGAGCAGTACTACAACCACGAGATGGCCTTCAGCATGCTCCGGGACATCCGCACGACGGTCTTCGACAAGATGCGGTCCCTGGCCCCGGCCGGCCTGCGCGACCAGGCGCGCGGGGACATGGTGACGGTGATCACCAACGACATCGAGCTGCTCGAGATCTTCTACGCCCATACGCTTTCGCCCATTGCCATCGCCCTGGTGACCTCTCTGGCCAATTTGGCCCTGCTCACCTGGCTCTCACCCTGGATGGGACTTGCCGCCCTGGTCTCCTACCTGATCGTCGGCCTGCTCATCCCCATCCTGAGCGCCAGGCCCACTTTCAAGGTAGCCATGCAGGAGCGAACAGCCCAGGCCAGCCTGCACTCCCTGCTTCTGGAGACCCTGCAAGGCCGCACCGAACTGGCTGGATTGGGGGCTCTTGGCAATACCCGCCATCGAGTGGGAGCCGCCACCGACCAGATGTTGGATGCCCGCGGGCGCACCTCTGGGCGGACCATCGCCAACGACATGGTCACCAATGTGGTCACTCTGATCTGCGCCGGAGCCTTCACACTGATGGCCTGCTGGCTTGGCTCTGAGGGGTTGATGGATCCTGCCCGGGGGATGATCGGACTGATCGGCTTCCTTTCCTCCTTCGCCCCCCTGATACCTGTGGCCCGGCTAGGCGCCGGCCTGCAGCCCACTCTGGCTGCTGCCAGGAGGGTTTTCGCGCTTTTGGACAAGGAGCCGCCTGTACGTGAGGTGGAATCCGGTCACGGGAATCCTTTGGCGAAATTTACCGGAGAAGAGGCCAAGGCAGTTTCCTTCTCTTACTCTGGCAAGACTGACACGGATAAGAATGACTCAGGTGAACATGGCGGTCGAATTGCAGTTTTGCATGGTCTGAATCTGTCTATCAAGCCTGGCGAGCTGATTGGTATCCAAGGCGCCAACGGGGTCGGTAAATCTACTTTGATCGATCTGCTGATGCGGTTCCAGGAGCGTGGCGGCGGGGATCTGACCGTCTCCGGCCTACCTATCGAAACCATCCGCACCGTCGACCTGCGCGCCCAGCAGGCTCCGGTGAGCCAGGACACTTATATATTTAGCCTCACTCTGGCGGACAACATCGCCTTGGCCCGGCCAGATGCCAACAGGGCAGATGTTGAGCAGGCGGCCCATGATGCATGTCTGGATGATTTGATCGACCAGCTGCCCGATGGCTTGGATCATCTACTCGCCGACAACGGCTCCGACCTGTCCGAGGGGCAGCGGCAGAGGGTAGCATTGGCTCGCGCTTTCCTGAGCTCGGCGCCCTTCATACTCCTGGACGAGCCCACCAGCAATATGGATGCTCTCTTGGAAGGCCGTGTCCTGACCAGGTTGATCAAGCGCAAAGGCGACCGTACCTGTCTAATCGTCTCCCATCGCCCCTCGGTCCTAGCCAGGGTTGACCGTCTGCTGACGCTACAGGACGGCAGATTAATCTCTGCATGA
- a CDS encoding bacteriophage abortive infection AbiH family protein, with protein sequence MVRLYVIGNGFDLIHKLPTSWEDFIYSSAGALWNSNIFEDPDDPEHPWADLESNLGKPNVEEICEQLKENYEQTISTMDTDSGGNVSPFNLNLSSSLDIGPDVYDQIAENVKEWISSVSLEGVRPIPKWPLPSDLFITFNYTMLLEEVYGVKKNQICHIHGSVKSAKIIVGHGSDVEVRGLSQIEGSEYDPYPNQPDISQREVEAELRDIAEDVGLRLIEVTKKNIDSGFDNLDDFLKRISGKQVKEIIVIGHSLGDVDKPYINKLALAYPQAQWTVTYHGDKCRKEDNNRKSEMCSRAKANGIPLKGLTIIRSKQYFDSL encoded by the coding sequence ATGGTACGTCTTTATGTTATCGGTAATGGTTTTGATCTTATCCACAAGTTGCCAACCTCGTGGGAGGATTTCATCTATTCCTCTGCTGGGGCGTTATGGAACTCAAATATTTTTGAAGATCCGGACGATCCTGAACACCCGTGGGCGGATTTAGAAAGCAATCTCGGCAAACCTAACGTAGAAGAAATATGCGAACAGCTTAAGGAAAACTACGAACAAACAATATCCACAATGGATACGGACTCAGGAGGCAACGTCTCACCCTTTAATCTAAATTTATCAAGTAGCCTAGATATAGGTCCTGATGTGTATGACCAAATTGCAGAAAATGTGAAAGAGTGGATCAGCAGCGTTAGTCTTGAAGGAGTTCGTCCTATTCCGAAGTGGCCCTTGCCAAGTGATCTATTTATTACCTTTAACTATACAATGCTGCTTGAAGAAGTATATGGGGTTAAAAAAAATCAGATTTGCCATATCCATGGTTCTGTCAAATCGGCTAAAATCATTGTGGGCCATGGTTCTGATGTCGAAGTGAGAGGCCTTTCACAGATAGAAGGCAGCGAATATGATCCGTATCCTAATCAGCCCGATATCTCTCAGCGGGAAGTGGAAGCTGAATTACGCGACATTGCTGAAGATGTGGGTCTGAGACTTATTGAAGTTACTAAGAAAAATATTGATTCAGGTTTCGATAATCTCGACGACTTTCTAAAGCGGATAAGCGGAAAGCAAGTGAAGGAAATTATCGTTATCGGCCACTCACTAGGAGACGTCGACAAACCCTATATCAACAAGCTGGCATTGGCGTATCCACAAGCGCAATGGACTGTTACTTATCACGGCGATAAATGCCGAAAAGAAGACAACAACCGGAAAAGCGAAATGTGCTCAAGGGCAAAAGCAAATGGCATACCCTTGAAGGGGTTAACAATAATAAGGTCTAAGCAGTACTTCGACAGCTTGTAA